The genomic DNA CATCAAGGCCTTTGAGACCGCGCACGGCATGCAAGCCGCCGCGCCGGAAGCCTTCGACCTCGCGAAGGAAACCGACGCGACGCTGGCGCTTTACGGCCTGCCGCGTGGCAGCACGAAGGGTTTCGCGTGGCAATGTCTCATCGCTCGCCGGCTCGCGGAGCGCGGCGTGCGGTTCATCGAGCTGATTGACACCGGCGCGTCCGGCAACTGGGACTCGCACGGCGACATGTCCGCCCACGGTCCGCTCGCCAAGAACGTGGACCAGCCGATGGCCGCGCTGCTGAAGGACTTGAAGAGCCGCGACATGTTGAAAGACACGCTCGTCGTGTGGGCCACGGAGTTTGGCCGCACGCCGTTCAACACGGCGAAGGACGCGAAGGGCCGCGAGCATCACGCGCAGGCGTTCACCTGCTGGCTGGCCGGTGGCGGCGTAAAGGGCGGCTTTAGCTACGGCGAAACCGACGAGCACGGCAACGCGGTC from Verrucomicrobiota bacterium includes the following:
- a CDS encoding DUF1501 domain-containing protein — its product is IKAFETAHGMQAAAPEAFDLAKETDATLALYGLPRGSTKGFAWQCLIARRLAERGVRFIELIDTGASGNWDSHGDMSAHGPLAKNVDQPMAALLKDLKSRDMLKDTLVVWATEFGRTPFNTAKDAKGREHHAQAFTCWLAGGGVKGGFSYGETDEHGNAVATNGVHVHDFHATMLHLLGFDHTRLTYRHAGRDYRLTDVFGNVVKDVIA